From one Cyanobacterium stanieri PCC 7202 genomic stretch:
- a CDS encoding hypothetical protein (KEGG: cyt:cce_5246 hypothetical protein~SPTR: Putative uncharacterized protein) translates to MNLSSYFTLQRRYGRSINLERDFNDLSALDGYVLTDKSVETLKRVLLGLSGENKYNCWTLTGVYGTGKSAFVHFLISLLANQKSEVKRKALEIVNNHINDDIILSNIPDDGMVRAIAVSQREAISLTIIRALINGLKDVGGKLSKQFIASLQDLESRIKDSKIVQNTAIISVIKDILLQTKKDIILVIDELGKNLEYAVYNQGAEDLYLLQQLAELEAVEGKRIYILGILHQAFTEYGQRLATIQRNEWSKITGRFEDIAFTESTGQMIRLIAEAITPNFDDVFEKKIDQYSSHWNQTLEPILKLEKIEDNLIKNIYPLHPLSALILPVLCVKYAQNDRTLFTFITSDEPFSFKKFLEETVINDDDLPTLKLDQIYDYFISSVGMGLTRVVNFQRWVEIYDLINDAKHLDEDSLRLLKAIGLLNLVSITGITRATRDLVAHSLCDGEDDDKFNYWQEKIEQLLRQGLITHRKQIDELRIWEGSDYNIDYELESYLKQEQSSLAKLLSPLRPLKPIIAQRHSYQTGTLRYFERHYLDASFDWDRVECEDNSADGWLGYWLEEEIPPTFPQKTVNGLPIIVITTNNLQVLRLQAQEFSALNRMNNEAKELQSDGVARKEVRYRLMEAQKALDETLNSVFDFSRGECRCWIGGELTPVKSVGELNGYLSRLCDETFVDTPILWNELINRRNLTSQGSKARRELITAMINHSSLPNLGFSGYGPEVTMYYSLLRETGIHRSLSLNKNSLESSDSKDCVIHTTPPDIDVTNLEDEEWGIHAPTGGDNPNIDKVWGAIALFCTSATENPQNIAQLYEILQLPPYGVKEGIIPIILTAVLLYYKEEVGVYQDGTFIPVLGEEHLELLVKNPERYAVKYFAIEGLRAEVFQELEAILRNPQTKAKRNIRNATLLTVVTPLYQFVKQLPRYTLQTKELNPTAVSILTILQKTVEPDELLFKQLPEACDLPPITSNKEKDGITAKQLKTNLITALREINLAYENLLSECQSLLYSAFGVRNEATKLRQDLRIRASYLKDKCVEPILKRFTQAVCDETKNDKQWLEALMMIIADKPAESWKDEDVNLFQSKLAELSRKFTNLEAIQGEVKVKGEGLSARRITVTRSDGEETNHMIWIDSQRESEVNQKVEEILAMLPKDKQLRETILAKLTEKILN, encoded by the coding sequence ATGAATTTATCTTCTTATTTTACTTTACAACGTCGTTATGGTCGTTCTATCAATTTAGAAAGGGATTTTAATGATTTATCTGCTTTGGATGGTTATGTTTTAACGGATAAATCTGTGGAAACTTTAAAGCGAGTTTTGTTGGGACTAAGTGGAGAAAATAAATATAATTGTTGGACTTTAACGGGGGTTTATGGTACTGGTAAATCTGCTTTTGTTCATTTTCTAATTTCTTTATTAGCTAATCAAAAAAGTGAAGTAAAAAGAAAGGCTTTAGAGATAGTAAATAACCATATAAATGATGATATTATTCTTAGTAATATTCCTGATGATGGCATGGTAAGGGCGATCGCCGTTAGTCAACGAGAGGCGATTAGTTTAACTATTATTCGGGCGTTAATTAATGGGTTAAAGGATGTTGGTGGTAAATTATCTAAGCAGTTTATTGCTTCTTTACAGGACTTAGAAAGCCGTATTAAGGATAGTAAAATAGTCCAAAATACTGCCATAATTAGTGTTATTAAAGATATTCTTTTACAAACAAAAAAAGATATTATTTTAGTTATTGATGAACTAGGTAAAAACTTAGAATATGCCGTTTATAATCAAGGGGCAGAGGATTTATATTTATTACAACAATTAGCAGAATTAGAAGCAGTTGAAGGTAAGAGAATTTATATTTTAGGTATCTTACACCAAGCCTTTACCGAATATGGACAAAGGTTGGCTACTATTCAACGTAACGAATGGTCAAAAATTACAGGAAGATTTGAAGATATTGCTTTTACTGAATCCACAGGGCAGATGATTAGGTTAATAGCTGAAGCTATTACCCCAAATTTTGATGATGTTTTTGAGAAAAAAATTGACCAATATAGTAGTCATTGGAATCAAACATTAGAGCCAATTTTAAAGTTAGAAAAAATTGAAGATAATTTAATTAAAAATATTTATCCTCTTCATCCCCTTAGTGCCTTAATTTTACCAGTTTTGTGCGTAAAATATGCCCAAAACGATCGCACCTTATTTACTTTTATCACATCCGATGAGCCTTTTTCTTTCAAAAAGTTTTTAGAGGAAACGGTTATTAACGATGATGACTTACCTACCCTCAAACTTGATCAAATCTATGATTATTTTATCTCCTCCGTGGGTATGGGGTTAACAAGGGTGGTAAATTTCCAACGGTGGGTAGAAATCTATGATTTAATCAATGATGCCAAACACCTCGATGAGGATAGTTTGCGGTTGTTAAAGGCGATCGGTTTGCTAAACTTAGTTAGTATTACAGGTATTACTAGGGCAACCCGTGATTTAGTCGCCCATAGTCTTTGTGATGGAGAGGATGACGATAAATTTAACTATTGGCAAGAAAAAATTGAACAGTTATTAAGACAAGGGTTAATTACCCATCGTAAACAAATTGATGAGTTGAGAATCTGGGAAGGTTCAGACTATAACATTGATTATGAATTAGAATCCTATTTAAAACAAGAGCAGTCTAGTTTAGCCAAACTTTTATCCCCATTACGCCCTCTTAAACCTATCATTGCGCAACGACATAGTTATCAAACAGGCACTTTACGTTATTTTGAAAGACATTATCTCGATGCCTCTTTTGATTGGGATAGGGTGGAATGTGAAGATAATTCGGCGGATGGTTGGTTAGGTTATTGGTTGGAGGAGGAAATTCCCCCTACTTTTCCTCAAAAAACTGTCAATGGTTTACCCATTATCGTCATTACTACCAATAACTTACAGGTTTTGCGATTACAAGCCCAAGAATTTAGCGCTTTGAATCGGATGAATAATGAGGCGAAGGAGTTGCAGTCGGATGGGGTGGCAAGAAAGGAGGTGCGTTATCGTCTTATGGAGGCGCAAAAGGCTTTAGATGAAACTTTGAATAGTGTTTTCGATTTTAGTCGGGGGGAGTGTCGTTGTTGGATTGGGGGAGAGTTAACCCCTGTCAAAAGTGTAGGGGAGTTGAATGGTTATCTTTCTCGGTTGTGTGATGAGACTTTTGTTGATACTCCCATTCTCTGGAATGAGTTGATAAACCGTCGCAATCTTACTTCTCAGGGTAGTAAGGCTAGAAGGGAGTTAATTACAGCGATGATTAACCACTCTAGTTTACCTAATCTTGGTTTTTCAGGTTATGGCCCCGAGGTGACGATGTATTATTCTTTGTTACGGGAAACGGGCATCCATCGCTCTCTTTCTTTGAATAAAAATAGCTTAGAATCTAGTGACAGCAAGGATTGTGTAATACATACTACCCCCCCCGACATAGATGTTACAAACTTAGAGGATGAAGAGTGGGGTATTCATGCGCCGACGGGTGGGGATAATCCTAATATAGATAAAGTGTGGGGTGCGATCGCCCTTTTTTGTACATCAGCCACCGAAAATCCCCAAAATATTGCCCAACTATACGAAATTTTACAACTACCCCCCTACGGAGTAAAAGAAGGCATCATCCCCATCATTCTTACCGCCGTATTACTGTATTACAAAGAAGAAGTGGGAGTATATCAAGATGGTACATTTATACCAGTATTAGGGGAAGAACATTTAGAATTATTAGTAAAAAATCCCGAACGTTATGCAGTAAAATACTTTGCCATAGAAGGATTAAGGGCAGAAGTATTCCAAGAATTAGAAGCTATCCTGCGTAACCCCCAAACCAAAGCCAAAAGAAACATTCGTAACGCCACCCTCCTAACCGTTGTTACTCCCCTATATCAATTTGTCAAACAACTTCCCCGTTATACCCTGCAAACCAAAGAATTAAACCCCACAGCCGTAAGCATTCTAACCATTTTACAAAAAACCGTCGAACCTGACGAACTATTATTTAAACAACTACCCGAAGCCTGTGACTTACCCCCCATCACCAGCAACAAAGAAAAAGACGGCATCACCGCCAAACAACTAAAAACAAACCTGATAACAGCATTAAGAGAAATTAACCTCGCCTACGAAAATCTGTTGAGTGAATGTCAATCCTTATTATATTCAGCCTTTGGGGTGAGAAACGAAGCCACAAAACTCAGGCAAGACTTACGCATAAGGGCATCTTACCTTAAAGATAAATGTGTCGAACCAATTTTAAAACGTTTTACCCAAGCAGTATGTGATGAAACCAAAAACGATAAGCAATGGTTAGAGGCTTTGATGATGATTATTGCCGATAAACCAGCAGAATCTTGGAAAGATGAAGATGTTAATTTATTTCAGAGTAAACTAGCTGAATTATCCCGTAAATTTACCAACCTAGAAGCCATCCAAGGGGAAGTAAAAGTAAAAGGTGAAGGATTATCCGCCAGAAGGATTACCGTTACCCGCAGTGATGGGGAAGAAACCAATCATATGATATGGATAGATAGTCAACGAGAGTCGGAGGTAAATCAAAAAGTTGAGGAGATTTTGGCTATGTTACCCAAGGATAAACAGTTAAGGGAGACTATTCTTGCGAAACTTACAGAGAAGATTTTAAACTAA
- a CDS encoding hypothetical protein (KEGG: ava:Ava_B0312 hypothetical protein~SPTR: Putative uncharacterized protein), translated as MIQTNLPLNPLDNSINPVFARHETFHPRWGWLNKGFSAANADNKIFLADDAPIRLGVGKNMVKSIRYWCNAFKVTENDDNPSEFGKRLLGENGWDKYLENPASLWLLHWHFLKPSCNGASWYYTFNLFNETEFSRDDLFNGLKKFRDEIKPNIADSSLNKDVTCILRMYVDTGDDGFVEDSIDSPFADLGLIYQPLHSKNYRFRFGNKSSLSPEIILATCLEYASWVSDNQTTISISRLLYDYGSPGLVFKLTEEALLGAIDSMIRKYDNLFLADTAGLIQLSFNGNPLDLADNILDDFFLNN; from the coding sequence ATGATTCAAACGAATCTACCATTGAATCCGTTAGACAATTCTATAAATCCAGTTTTTGCCCGTCATGAGACATTCCACCCTCGATGGGGATGGTTAAATAAAGGTTTTAGCGCGGCTAATGCAGATAATAAGATTTTTTTAGCGGATGATGCCCCCATTCGTTTGGGAGTAGGTAAAAATATGGTGAAGAGTATCCGTTATTGGTGTAATGCTTTTAAAGTGACGGAGAATGATGATAATCCCTCAGAATTTGGGAAAAGGTTGTTAGGGGAAAATGGCTGGGATAAATATTTGGAAAATCCTGCGTCTTTGTGGTTATTACATTGGCATTTTCTTAAACCTAGCTGTAATGGTGCGTCATGGTACTATACTTTTAATCTTTTTAATGAAACTGAATTTAGTCGAGATGACTTGTTTAATGGCTTGAAGAAATTTCGGGATGAGATTAAGCCTAATATTGCTGATTCTTCCCTTAACAAAGATGTGACTTGTATTTTGAGAATGTATGTGGATACTGGTGATGATGGTTTTGTGGAGGATTCCATTGATTCTCCTTTTGCTGATTTGGGGTTAATTTATCAGCCTCTCCATAGCAAAAATTATCGTTTTCGTTTTGGCAATAAATCCAGTTTATCTCCAGAAATTATTTTGGCTACTTGTTTGGAATATGCTAGTTGGGTAAGTGATAATCAGACAACTATTAGTATCAGCAGATTACTTTATGATTATGGTAGCCCCGGTTTAGTTTTTAAGTTGACGGAGGAGGCTTTACTTGGTGCTATTGATAGCATGATTCGTAAGTATGATAATCTTTTTTTGGCGGATACTGCTGGTTTAATTCAGTTATCTTTTAATGGTAATCCTCTTGATTTGGCTGATAATATTCTTGATGATTTTTTTCTTAATAATTGA
- a CDS encoding hypothetical protein (KEGG: fnu:FN0445 hypothetical protein~SPTR: Putative uncharacterized protein), translating into MANLQLGFHGTFQFKKEEIAKIIHTATEENGLNDTIKNLMVRTGFGNAKITPLKSWATHAGLLKNNQLTPEGNLIYKLDPYLQSFNTDWLMHFYFSFGDQGLNKVPNKSYEWGGWTYFVYDFIPNNLSFSTEYLHRNIASIFSEESSKSIKDNFSKVLKTYTESHGLKTIQFIQKIKDAQTKIITYQTGESIPPNIYLIGYFLARLWERDFEQETSVLTDEILYHKMGLTQVLGITSDTLQDHLNQLESLGIIEQRRTVAPYQTIRRWDAPLILLEKAYVNQ; encoded by the coding sequence ATGGCTAATTTACAACTAGGATTTCATGGCACATTCCAATTTAAAAAAGAAGAAATTGCCAAAATTATTCACACAGCTACTGAAGAAAATGGTTTAAATGATACCATAAAGAATCTGATGGTTAGAACAGGTTTTGGTAACGCCAAAATTACACCTTTAAAAAGTTGGGCTACTCATGCTGGATTACTTAAAAATAATCAGCTAACTCCAGAGGGAAATTTAATTTATAAATTAGATCCTTATTTACAATCATTCAATACTGATTGGTTAATGCACTTTTATTTTAGTTTTGGAGATCAAGGATTAAATAAAGTGCCTAATAAGTCTTACGAATGGGGAGGTTGGACTTATTTTGTATATGATTTTATTCCTAATAATCTAAGTTTTTCTACTGAATATTTACACAGGAACATTGCCTCTATTTTTTCAGAAGAATCATCAAAGAGTATCAAAGATAATTTCAGTAAAGTTTTAAAAACTTATACAGAATCTCATGGCTTAAAAACGATTCAATTTATTCAGAAGATTAAAGATGCACAAACGAAAATTATTACTTATCAAACTGGTGAAAGTATCCCTCCCAATATCTATTTAATTGGCTATTTTTTAGCGAGATTATGGGAGCGAGATTTTGAGCAAGAAACCTCCGTTTTAACCGATGAAATTCTCTATCATAAAATGGGATTAACTCAAGTTTTAGGCATTACATCGGATACTTTACAAGATCATCTTAATCAACTCGAATCATTAGGAATTATAGAACAAAGACGCACTGTCGCACCCTATCAAACTATTCGCCGTTGGGATGCTCCTTTAATCTTATTAGAAAAAGCCTATGTTAACCAATAA
- a CDS encoding hypothetical protein (KEGG: tca:658716 similar to Osteomodulin precursor (Osteoadherin) (OSAD) (Keratan sulfate proteoglycan osteomodulin) (KSPG osteomodulin)~SPTR: PolyA polymerase) — protein sequence MLTNNILPLKDAKPSDRIHLLLWDDYTELDLKELISYNNAQCISYRENLLSRINPQKKYLMLEQNLDEELTAIKEICSTAIKPVVILKEFDILLTYLYIKPSSPITLFWEKLASLRHLEKILWLILPTKLNPPNWNVKYLQQIN from the coding sequence ATGTTAACCAATAATATTTTACCCCTAAAAGACGCTAAACCGAGCGATCGCATCCACTTATTATTATGGGATGACTACACTGAATTAGATTTGAAAGAGCTTATTTCTTATAATAATGCCCAATGTATTAGTTATCGAGAAAACTTATTAAGCCGTATTAATCCTCAGAAAAAATATTTAATGTTAGAACAAAATTTAGATGAAGAATTAACGGCAATAAAGGAGATTTGTTCAACAGCAATCAAACCAGTAGTTATCTTAAAAGAATTTGATATTCTTCTGACTTATCTTTATATCAAACCTTCATCTCCCATTACTTTGTTTTGGGAAAAACTAGCTAGTTTGAGGCATTTAGAAAAAATATTATGGCTCATTTTACCCACTAAATTAAACCCCCCTAATTGGAATGTAAAATACTTACAACAAATTAATTAA
- a CDS encoding protein of unknown function DUF81 (PFAM: Sulfite exporter TauE/SafE~COGs: COG0730 permease~InterPro IPR002781~KEGG: protein of unknown function DUF81~PFAM: protein of unknown function DUF81~SPTR: Membrane protein): MTPIELIFLVAIFFFTSIIGVATGSNSLITVPAMLEFNIDPARAIATNMFALIFMSIGGTIPFLKTDVLKRPDLPLLSVLTLIGSVLGALLVIIIPADTMPLLISIFMIAVTVFSVLNKNKGLETQEKPSPTSIKIGYTLIFALGVYGGFFSGGYVTTLTASFIGLFSMTFVEAIATSKVLNIFSSTIATLIFMSQGLVDYQLGIILGVTMFFGAMIGAKVVMKMSNLWLRRIFLVVVVFLAVRNLWQWLN; this comes from the coding sequence ATGACACCCATAGAATTAATATTTTTAGTTGCTATTTTTTTCTTTACTAGCATCATTGGAGTGGCGACAGGAAGCAATTCTTTGATCACGGTACCTGCGATGTTAGAGTTTAATATCGATCCAGCAAGGGCGATCGCAACGAATATGTTTGCCTTAATATTTATGAGTATCGGGGGTACTATTCCTTTTTTAAAAACTGACGTGCTAAAACGCCCAGATTTGCCTCTACTGTCGGTTTTAACCCTGATTGGTTCAGTTTTGGGAGCATTGTTGGTAATTATTATTCCTGCGGATACTATGCCCTTACTCATATCTATATTCATGATTGCCGTGACGGTTTTTTCTGTACTCAACAAAAACAAAGGACTAGAAACCCAAGAAAAACCAAGCCCTACATCCATAAAAATTGGTTATACCCTCATTTTTGCCCTTGGTGTCTATGGAGGATTTTTCAGCGGTGGTTATGTAACGACACTCACAGCTTCCTTTATTGGTTTATTTAGTATGACATTTGTAGAGGCGATCGCCACGAGTAAAGTATTAAATATCTTTTCATCAACCATTGCCACCCTCATCTTTATGAGTCAAGGATTAGTAGACTATCAATTAGGCATCATTTTGGGCGTAACCATGTTCTTTGGGGCAATGATTGGCGCTAAGGTAGTCATGAAAATGAGTAATCTATGGTTGCGCAGAATTTTTTTGGTGGTAGTAGTCTTTTTGGCTGTGCGTAACTTATGGCAGTGGCTTAATTGA
- a CDS encoding phosphoadenosine phosphosulfate reductase (PFAM: Phosphoadenosine phosphosulfate reductase family~COGs: COG0175 3'-phosphoadenosine 5'-phosphosulfate sulfotransferase (PAPS reductase)/FAD synthetase~InterPro IPR002500~KEGG: cyt:cce_5239 hypothetical protein~PFAM: phosphoadenosine phosphosulfate reductase~SPTR: Putative uncharacterized protein) has translation MAGKKTRHVLGLSGGKDSTALAILLHKEIPDMEYFFCDTHKELQETYDYLDRIQARLGIKINYLSEKRGFDHWLAIHDGLLPSPQMRWCTVKMKIKPFEEFVGDDEAISYIGIRADENREGYISTKPNIKPVFPFKERGLVKADIIRLLEESGIGLPEYYKWRSRSGCFFCFFQRKYEWVMLAENHPDLFAKAVEYESNHRDGRTYTWTQGETLLQLLERKDDIIAQHERAIARKQEKAPNRPLAEALESVLDEEDSTLPCLVCNL, from the coding sequence ATGGCAGGGAAGAAAACTAGGCACGTTTTAGGGCTTTCAGGGGGTAAGGATAGCACTGCTTTAGCTATTCTTTTACATAAAGAAATCCCTGATATGGAGTATTTTTTTTGTGATACTCACAAGGAGTTACAGGAAACCTACGATTATCTCGATCGCATTCAGGCTCGTTTAGGCATTAAAATAAATTATCTTAGCGAAAAAAGAGGTTTTGATCATTGGTTAGCGATTCATGATGGTTTATTGCCTTCTCCTCAAATGCGCTGGTGTACGGTAAAAATGAAGATTAAGCCCTTCGAGGAGTTTGTGGGTGATGATGAGGCTATCAGCTACATCGGCATTCGTGCGGATGAAAATAGGGAGGGTTACATTTCTACAAAGCCGAATATTAAACCTGTTTTTCCTTTCAAAGAGAGGGGTTTGGTAAAGGCTGATATTATTCGTTTGCTAGAGGAAAGCGGTATCGGTTTACCTGAATATTATAAGTGGCGTAGTCGCTCTGGTTGTTTTTTTTGTTTCTTTCAACGCAAGTATGAGTGGGTGATGTTGGCAGAAAATCATCCTGATTTGTTTGCGAAAGCGGTGGAATATGAATCAAATCATCGGGATGGTAGAACTTATACTTGGACTCAGGGAGAGACTTTATTACAGCTTTTGGAGCGTAAAGATGACATTATAGCACAACATGAAAGGGCGATCGCCCGTAAACAAGAAAAAGCCCCGAATCGCCCTCTGGCAGAAGCGTTGGAGTCTGTATTAGATGAGGAAGATTCTACCTTGCCTTGTTTAGTTTGTAATTTGTAA
- a CDS encoding hypothetical protein (KEGG: syn:slr5016 hypothetical protein~SPTR: Putative uncharacterized protein), translated as MFTDNQSLPPSHGLNISALSQLFNSTTNSYKYLFFSALLDILERNLFDCELISFRELVVEMLANAWYPHVFFKLSFGKQDQISLKLDKLNIQSEKEAITRKDILITTLNKSNVDDIINSLMRYVPFRLIRPFVLQELKGVKDGDINNSIVKLSRELFEQKKPLYSFNSQDYKSIDSIVIHPEWINYIKENFIILKGWVAWSWLNYMQKNNPNTPNLARKLFPLVQRKSLAEQAKYWKLIIDKNPLKCIYSNHILDKNGISVDHYLPWSFVAHDQLWNLIPSIHNVNSAKSNNIPATNYLEKFINLQHQGLIISHDILPKNKWLKYIDCYLSDLKINEPNDLLKLEILMKAYQKTFKPLISLAEIQGFSTNWHYG; from the coding sequence ATGTTTACCGATAACCAGTCTTTGCCTCCCTCCCATGGCTTGAATATTTCAGCTTTGAGTCAATTGTTTAACTCCACTACTAATTCTTATAAGTATCTTTTTTTTAGTGCTTTATTAGACATTTTAGAAAGAAATTTATTCGACTGTGAGTTAATTAGTTTTCGGGAGTTAGTAGTTGAAATGTTGGCAAATGCTTGGTATCCTCATGTATTTTTTAAGTTATCTTTTGGTAAACAGGATCAGATTTCTCTTAAGTTAGATAAACTTAATATACAGTCAGAAAAAGAGGCTATCACCAGAAAAGATATTTTGATTACTACTCTTAATAAGTCTAATGTGGATGATATTATTAATAGTTTAATGCGTTATGTTCCTTTTCGTTTAATAAGACCTTTTGTTTTACAGGAATTAAAAGGAGTAAAAGATGGCGATATAAATAATAGTATTGTTAAGCTATCACGAGAATTATTTGAGCAAAAAAAGCCATTATACTCTTTTAATAGTCAGGATTATAAATCAATAGATAGTATTGTTATTCATCCTGAATGGATTAACTATATCAAAGAAAATTTTATAATTCTCAAGGGGTGGGTTGCTTGGAGTTGGTTAAATTATATGCAAAAAAATAATCCTAATACTCCTAATTTAGCAAGAAAGTTATTTCCTTTAGTACAAAGAAAATCTCTTGCTGAACAAGCAAAATACTGGAAATTAATTATTGACAAAAATCCCCTAAAATGTATTTATTCTAATCATATTTTAGATAAAAATGGTATTTCTGTGGATCATTATTTACCATGGTCATTTGTTGCTCATGATCAATTATGGAATTTAATTCCTAGTATTCATAACGTTAATTCTGCTAAATCCAATAATATTCCTGCAACTAATTATTTGGAAAAGTTTATCAATCTGCAACATCAAGGGTTAATTATTTCTCATGATATTTTACCTAAAAATAAATGGTTAAAATATATTGATTGTTATCTAAGTGATTTAAAAATAAATGAGCCGAATGATTTATTAAAATTAGAGATTTTGATGAAGGCTTATCAAAAAACTTTTAAACCTTTGATTTCTTTGGCAGAAATACAGGGGTTTTCTACTAATTGGCATTATGGTTAA
- a CDS encoding protein of unknown function DUF202 (PFAM: Domain of unknown function DUF~InterPro IPR003807~KEGG: cyh:Cyan8802_4468 protein of unknown function DUF202~PFAM: protein of unknown function DUF202~SPTR: Putative uncharacterized protein) → MSKKAPSKFNASRIRDHLANERTYLAWMRTAVGLMGFGVVILRLPNFQPPEVPRLGISWKMGLLFASVGLITVLLSTIQYFSVRRAIDQDTYEPSDKIIILFSGAIALFGGAIIYIVFSISQRNIFFLQ, encoded by the coding sequence ATGAGCAAAAAAGCACCGTCTAAGTTTAACGCCTCTAGGATAAGAGATCACCTAGCCAATGAACGAACCTACTTAGCATGGATGCGTACAGCAGTAGGCTTAATGGGTTTTGGGGTAGTTATTCTACGTCTTCCGAACTTTCAACCGCCTGAAGTTCCACGACTTGGCATTAGCTGGAAAATGGGGTTACTTTTTGCCTCCGTTGGTTTAATTACCGTCTTACTTTCCACCATCCAATACTTTTCTGTACGCCGTGCTATTGATCAAGATACCTATGAACCTTCTGACAAAATTATTATTTTATTTAGCGGTGCCATTGCTCTCTTTGGTGGAGCAATTATTTATATAGTGTTTAGCATATCTCAGAGAAATATTTTCTTTTTACAATAA